A window of Tripterygium wilfordii isolate XIE 37 chromosome 7, ASM1340144v1, whole genome shotgun sequence contains these coding sequences:
- the LOC120001433 gene encoding DNA-directed RNA polymerases I and III subunit RPAC2-like has translation MAAEHGTLADPTSSTFSLIDEDHTLANSVRFTLNQDPRVSFCGYSIPHPSDAKVNIRVQTTGDPAREVMQDACQDLMLICQHVRSTFDEAVADFKMSQPMETMEIK, from the exons ATGGCAGCAGAACATGGCACTTTGGCAGATCCTACTAGCTCAACATTTTCTTTAATCGATGAGGATCATACGCTTGCAAATTCTGTCAGATTCACCCTGAATCAAGA TCCAAGAGTATCCTTCTGTGGTTACAGCATCCCTCATCCTTCGGATGCTAAAGTCAATATCAGAGTGCAGACAACAG GTGATCCAGCAAGAGAGGTAATGCAAGATGCATGTCAAGATTTGATGCTTATATGCCAGCATGTGAGGAGCACTTTCGATGAGGCTGTTGCTGATTTTAAAATGAGCCAGCCCATGGAGACAATGGAAATCAAATGA
- the LOC120001945 gene encoding serine/threonine-protein kinase BSK5-like gives MGARCSKFSLCFWPSHLKSNRFNDCSDLEDGSNGLPAFREFSLSELRTASSGFDRDNIVSEHGEKAPNVVYRGRLQDGCWIAVKRFNKSAWPDTRQFLEEARAVGQLRSERLANLIGCCCEGEERLLVAEFMPYETLSKHLFHWENQPLKWAMRLRVALHLAQALEYCSSKGRALYHDLNAYRILFDQDGNPRLSCFGLMKNSRDGKSYSTNLAFTPPEYLRTGRVIPESVVYSFGTLLLDLLSGKHIPPSHALDLIRGKNFLMLMDSCLEGPFSNEDGTDLVRLASRCLQYEARERPNVKSLVTALFPLQKETEVPSYVLMGFTERIPCPKQTLTPLGDACSRLDLTATHEILEKVGYKDDEGIANELSFQMWTDQIQETLNAKKRGDAAFRAKDFATAIDCYTQFIDGGTMVSPTVFARRCLCYLISNMPQEALGDAMQAQVISPAWPTAFYLQAAALFSLGMSNDANGTLKDGTSLEAKRRRN, from the exons ATGGGAGCTCGCTGCTCCAAGTTCTCGCTCTGCTTTTGGCCATCGCATCTCAAGTCCAACCGCTTCAACGACTGCTCCGATCTCG AGGACGGGAGCAACGGATTACCGGCTTTTAGAGAGTTCAGTTTGAGTGAGCTGAGAACTGCTTCCTCGGGTTTCGATAGGGACAACATTGTATCAGAGCACGGAGAGAAAGCTCCCAATGTGGTCTACAGAGGTAGGCTTCAAGACGGTTGCTGGATCGCCGTTAAACGCTTCAACAAGTCTGCCTGGCCCGACACCCGTCAATTCCTC GAGGAAGCAAGAGCCGTGGGGCAGCTGAGGAGCGAAAGGTTGGCAAATTTGATAGGGTGCTGCTGTGAAGGCGAGGAGCGATTGCTTGTCGCTGAATTCATGCCTTACGAGACACTCTCTAAGCACCTTTTTCATT GGGAAAACCAGCCCTTGAAATGGGCAATGAGACTGAGAGTGGCTCTTCATCTGGCACAAGCTTTGGAGTATTGCAGTAGCAAAGGGAGGGCATTGTACCACGATCttaatgcttataggattttgTTTGATCAG GATGGAAATCCTAGGCTCTCCTGCTTTGGCCTTATGAAAAATAGCAGAGATGGGAAGAGCTATAGCACAAACTTGGCTTTCACCCCTCCAGAGTACTTGAGAACAG GAAGAGTGATACCAGAGAGCGTGGTTTATAGCTTCGGTACCCTGTTGCTTGATCTTCTCAGTGGCAAACATATCCCTCCCAGCCAT GCACTGGACTTAATACGGGGCAAAAATTTTCTGATGTTGATGGATTCATGCTTGGAGGGTCCTTTTTCGAATGAAGATGGAACTGACTTGGTGCGATTAGCTTCACGTTGTTTACAATATGAAGCTCGTGAGCGGCCAAATGTAAAATCCCTTGTAACTGCACTTTTTCCTCTTCAGAAAGAAACTGAG GTACCATCATATGTTTTAATGGGATTTACAGAAAGGATCCCATGCCCAAAGCAAACATTAACACCTCTTGGAGATGCTTGTTCAAGATTGGATCTTACTGCAACACATGAAATATTGGAGAAAGTTGGATATAAGGACGATGAAGGGATTGCAAATGAG CTTTCTTTCCAAATGTGGACAGATCAAATACAGGAAACGTTGAATGCTAAGAAGCGTGGAGATGCGGCTTTTCGAGCAAAAGACTTTGCGACCGCCATTGATTGTTACACACAA TTTATTGATGGGGGAACCATGGTGTCACCAACTGTATTTGCCAGACGCTGCTTGTGCTACCTGATTAGTAACATGCCCCAAGAAGCTCTTGGGGACGCCATGCAAGCTCAAGTGATTTCTCCGGCCTGGCCAACTGCCTTCTATCTTCAAGCTGCTGCGCTCTTCAGCCTTGGAATGagcaatgatgccaatggaacaCTAAAAGATGGAACGTCCTTGGAAGCCAAGCGACGTAGGAACTGA
- the LOC120001947 gene encoding mitochondrial import inner membrane translocase subunit TIM10-like: protein MAASSNNLPEGVDKEQAFGMAATEMEYRVELFNRLTQTCFNKCVDKRYKESELNMGENSCIDRCVSKYWLVNGIVGQMLSAGRPPM from the exons atggCTGCCAGTAGCAACAATCTACCCGAGGGTGTGGATAAGGAACAG GCTTTTGGTATGGCAGCAACAGAGATGGAGTACAGGGTGGAGTTGTTTAATCG GCTTACTCAAACATGTTTCAACAAGTGTGTTGACAAAAG GTACAAGGAATCTGAGCTAAATATGGGTGAAAACAGTTGCATTGATCGATGTGTATCAAAATATTGGCTG GTGAATGGTATAGTTGGCCAGATGCTCAGTGCCGGTCGCCCTCCAATGTAG